Proteins co-encoded in one Chaetodon auriga isolate fChaAug3 chromosome 9, fChaAug3.hap1, whole genome shotgun sequence genomic window:
- the fbxw11a gene encoding F-box and WD repeat domain-containing 11-A isoform X1, with product MEPEMEDKTLELMCSVPRSLWLGCSSVAESLCALRCLQSIPSTRAHNQNTSGMESQNLVDDLSPKKNTVLKLTNGPVVGSRKRPSEGNYEKEKEHCIALFDQWSEADQVEFVERLISRMCHYQHGHINSYLKPMLQRDFITALPAQGLDHIAENILSFLDARSLCSAELVCKEWQRVISEGMLWKKLIERMVRTDPLWKGLSERHQWEKYLFKNRTSEVPPNSYYHSLYPKIIQDIETIEANWRCGRHNLQRIQCRSENSKGVYCLQYDDDKIISGLRDNSIKIWDKQSLECLKILTGHTGSVLCLQYDERVIVTGSSDSTVRVWEVTTGEVLNTLIHHNEAVLHLRFANGLMVTCSKDRSIAVWDMASPTDISLRRVLVGHRAAVNVVDFDDKYIVSASGDRTIKVWSTSTCEFVRTLNGHKRGIACLQYRDRLVVSGSSDNTIRLWDIECGACLRVLEGHEELVRCIRFDNKRIVSGAYDGKIKVWDLQAALDPRAPASTLCLRTLVEHSGRVFRLQFDEFQIISSSHDDTILIWDFLNVSTNGQSEGRSPSRTYTYISR from the exons ATGGAGCCGGAGATGGAGGACAAAACGCTGGAATTGATG tGCTCTGTGCCTCGCTCTCTCTGGCTGGGCTGCTCCTCGGTGGCTGAGAGTTTGTGTGCACTCAGGTGCCTGCAGAGCATCCCCTCCACCCGGGCTCACAACCAG aACACATCAGGGATGGAGTCACAGAACCTCGTGGACGATCTGTCGCCAAAGAAGAACACAGTtctcaag CTCACTAATGGTCCTGTTGTGGGGTCCCGCAAGCGTCCGTCAGAGGGGAACTATGAGAAGGAGAAGGAACACTGCATCGCCCTGTTTGACCAGTGGTCGGAGGCCGACCAGGTGGAGTTTGTCGAGCGCCTGATCTCCCGTATGTGCCACTACCAGCACGGCCACATCAACTCCTACCTCAAACCCATGCTGCAGAGGGACTTCATCACTGCGCTGCCAG cccAAGGCTTGGATCACATAGCGGAGAACATCCTGTCTTTCCTGGATGCACGCTCGCTATGCTCGGCAGAGCTGGTGTGTAAGGAGTGGCAGAGGGTCATCTCTGAGGGTATGCTGTGGAAGAAGCTCATCGAACGAATGGTCCGCACCGACCCGCTCTGGAAAGGCCTGTCTGAGAGACACCAGTG GGAGAAATATCTGTTCAAGAACCGCACATCAGAAGTCCCACCCAACTCCTACTATCACTCCCTTTATCCCAAGATCATCCAAGACATAGAG ACTATTGAGGCTAATTGGCGATGTGGCAGACACAACTTGCAGAGGATTCAGTGTCGCTCAGAAAATAGTAAAGGCGTTTACTGTCTCCAGTACGACGATGACAAGATCATCAGTGGCCTTAGGGACAATTCCATTAAG ATCTGGGATAAGCAGTCTCTGGAGTGTCTGAAGATACTGACCGGTCACACAGGctcagtgttgtgtctgcagtACGATGAGAGGGTCATCGTCACCGGCTCTTCTGACTCAACTGTCAG gGTGTGGGAGGTGACGACGGGCGAGGTACTGAACACACTGATCCACCACAACGAGGCAGTTCTTCACCTGCGCTTCGCCAACGGCTTGATGGTCACCTGCTCCAAGGACCGCTCAATTGCCGTCTGGGACATGGCCTCCCCTACTGACATCAGCCTACGTCGTGTCCTCGTGGGACACCGGGCTGCTGTAAACGTGGTCGACTTTGACGACAAATACATTGTGTCTGCCTCAGGGGACCGCACCATCAAG GTATGGAGCACTAGCACCTGTGAGTTTGTGCGCACTCTAAATGGTCATAAACGGGGTATTGCCTGTCTACAGTACAGAGATCGTCTGGTGGTCAGCGGCTCGTCTGACAACACAATCCG GTTATGGGACATAGAGTGTGGGGCATGTTTGCGAGTGCTTGAAGGTCACGAGGAGCTGGTGCGCTGCATTCGCTTTGACAACAAAAGGATTGTCAGTGGCGCCTACGACGG caaaaTCAAGGTGTGGGACCTGCAGGCAGCCCTGGACCCACGAGCCCCCGCCAGCACATTATGTCTGCGCACTCTAGTG GAGCACTCTGGCCGCGTGTTCCGCCTCCAGTTCGATGAGTTTCAGATCATCAGCAGTTCTCACGACGACACCATTCTGATTTGGGACTTCCTGAACGTCTCGACCAATGGCCAGTCAGAGGGACGGTCTCCCTCCCGCACCTACACTTACATTTCTAGATAG
- the fgf18a gene encoding fibroblast growth factor 18a isoform X1, which translates to MTLPTFSLAYIFLNSSVSTFSRCIQMLLVMCNPLQQVLGVDGVNFSVHVENQTQVRDTMSRRHHRVYQLYSRTSGKHVQVLGRRISARGEDGDKYAQLVVEADTFGSQVRIRGKETNFYLCMNRRGKLVGKKASNRSADCVFVEKVLENHYTALMSARYTGWYVGFTKRGRPRRGPHTLPNQQDVHFMKRFPPGEQPDLTTPFRFTTVSKRGKRVRATGPR; encoded by the exons ATGACTCTTCCAACATTCAGTCTTGCTTACATTTTTCTAAACTCATCTGTTTCTACTTTTTCCAGATGTATCCAGATGTTGCTGGTGATGTGCAATCCATTACAG CAGGTACTTGGTGTGGATGGGGTCAACTTCAGCGTGCATGTGGAGAACCAGACGCAGGTGCGAGACACCATGAGTCGGCGACACCACCGGGTTTACCAGCTCTACAGCCGCACCAGCGGGAAACACGTCCAGGTGCTGGGACGCAGAATCAGCGCCcgaggagaagatggagacaaatatg CCCAGCTCGTAGTGGAGGCCGACACCTTCGGAAGCCAGGTGAGAATCCGGGGCAAAGAAACCAATTTCTACCTGTGCATGAACCGGCGCGGCAAGCTGGTAGGAAAG AAGGCCAGTAATCGAAGCGCAGACTGCGTTTTTGTGGAAAAGGTTCTGGAAAACCACTACACAGCTCTGATGTCAGCGCGCTACACAGGCTGGTATGTGGGCTTCACTAAAAGAGGCCGTCCTCGCCGGGGCCCCCACACGCTCCCCAACCAGCAGGACGTACACTTCATGAAGCGCTTCCCACCTGGGGAGCAGCCCGACCTCACCACACCCTTCCGCTTCACCACGGTCAGCAAGCGGGGCAAGCGGGTGCGCGCTACTGGGCCCCGCTAG
- the fgf18a gene encoding fibroblast growth factor 18a isoform X2, with amino-acid sequence MWSLLSTLTVLCIQMLLVMCNPLQQVLGVDGVNFSVHVENQTQVRDTMSRRHHRVYQLYSRTSGKHVQVLGRRISARGEDGDKYAQLVVEADTFGSQVRIRGKETNFYLCMNRRGKLVGKKASNRSADCVFVEKVLENHYTALMSARYTGWYVGFTKRGRPRRGPHTLPNQQDVHFMKRFPPGEQPDLTTPFRFTTVSKRGKRVRATGPR; translated from the exons ATGTGGTCCCTTCTTTCCACGCTGACCGTCTT ATGTATCCAGATGTTGCTGGTGATGTGCAATCCATTACAG CAGGTACTTGGTGTGGATGGGGTCAACTTCAGCGTGCATGTGGAGAACCAGACGCAGGTGCGAGACACCATGAGTCGGCGACACCACCGGGTTTACCAGCTCTACAGCCGCACCAGCGGGAAACACGTCCAGGTGCTGGGACGCAGAATCAGCGCCcgaggagaagatggagacaaatatg CCCAGCTCGTAGTGGAGGCCGACACCTTCGGAAGCCAGGTGAGAATCCGGGGCAAAGAAACCAATTTCTACCTGTGCATGAACCGGCGCGGCAAGCTGGTAGGAAAG AAGGCCAGTAATCGAAGCGCAGACTGCGTTTTTGTGGAAAAGGTTCTGGAAAACCACTACACAGCTCTGATGTCAGCGCGCTACACAGGCTGGTATGTGGGCTTCACTAAAAGAGGCCGTCCTCGCCGGGGCCCCCACACGCTCCCCAACCAGCAGGACGTACACTTCATGAAGCGCTTCCCACCTGGGGAGCAGCCCGACCTCACCACACCCTTCCGCTTCACCACGGTCAGCAAGCGGGGCAAGCGGGTGCGCGCTACTGGGCCCCGCTAG
- the fbxw11a gene encoding F-box and WD repeat domain-containing 11-A isoform X2, with the protein MEPEMEDKTLELMNTSGMESQNLVDDLSPKKNTVLKLTNGPVVGSRKRPSEGNYEKEKEHCIALFDQWSEADQVEFVERLISRMCHYQHGHINSYLKPMLQRDFITALPAQGLDHIAENILSFLDARSLCSAELVCKEWQRVISEGMLWKKLIERMVRTDPLWKGLSERHQWEKYLFKNRTSEVPPNSYYHSLYPKIIQDIETIEANWRCGRHNLQRIQCRSENSKGVYCLQYDDDKIISGLRDNSIKIWDKQSLECLKILTGHTGSVLCLQYDERVIVTGSSDSTVRVWEVTTGEVLNTLIHHNEAVLHLRFANGLMVTCSKDRSIAVWDMASPTDISLRRVLVGHRAAVNVVDFDDKYIVSASGDRTIKVWSTSTCEFVRTLNGHKRGIACLQYRDRLVVSGSSDNTIRLWDIECGACLRVLEGHEELVRCIRFDNKRIVSGAYDGKIKVWDLQAALDPRAPASTLCLRTLVEHSGRVFRLQFDEFQIISSSHDDTILIWDFLNVSTNGQSEGRSPSRTYTYISR; encoded by the exons ATGGAGCCGGAGATGGAGGACAAAACGCTGGAATTGATG aACACATCAGGGATGGAGTCACAGAACCTCGTGGACGATCTGTCGCCAAAGAAGAACACAGTtctcaag CTCACTAATGGTCCTGTTGTGGGGTCCCGCAAGCGTCCGTCAGAGGGGAACTATGAGAAGGAGAAGGAACACTGCATCGCCCTGTTTGACCAGTGGTCGGAGGCCGACCAGGTGGAGTTTGTCGAGCGCCTGATCTCCCGTATGTGCCACTACCAGCACGGCCACATCAACTCCTACCTCAAACCCATGCTGCAGAGGGACTTCATCACTGCGCTGCCAG cccAAGGCTTGGATCACATAGCGGAGAACATCCTGTCTTTCCTGGATGCACGCTCGCTATGCTCGGCAGAGCTGGTGTGTAAGGAGTGGCAGAGGGTCATCTCTGAGGGTATGCTGTGGAAGAAGCTCATCGAACGAATGGTCCGCACCGACCCGCTCTGGAAAGGCCTGTCTGAGAGACACCAGTG GGAGAAATATCTGTTCAAGAACCGCACATCAGAAGTCCCACCCAACTCCTACTATCACTCCCTTTATCCCAAGATCATCCAAGACATAGAG ACTATTGAGGCTAATTGGCGATGTGGCAGACACAACTTGCAGAGGATTCAGTGTCGCTCAGAAAATAGTAAAGGCGTTTACTGTCTCCAGTACGACGATGACAAGATCATCAGTGGCCTTAGGGACAATTCCATTAAG ATCTGGGATAAGCAGTCTCTGGAGTGTCTGAAGATACTGACCGGTCACACAGGctcagtgttgtgtctgcagtACGATGAGAGGGTCATCGTCACCGGCTCTTCTGACTCAACTGTCAG gGTGTGGGAGGTGACGACGGGCGAGGTACTGAACACACTGATCCACCACAACGAGGCAGTTCTTCACCTGCGCTTCGCCAACGGCTTGATGGTCACCTGCTCCAAGGACCGCTCAATTGCCGTCTGGGACATGGCCTCCCCTACTGACATCAGCCTACGTCGTGTCCTCGTGGGACACCGGGCTGCTGTAAACGTGGTCGACTTTGACGACAAATACATTGTGTCTGCCTCAGGGGACCGCACCATCAAG GTATGGAGCACTAGCACCTGTGAGTTTGTGCGCACTCTAAATGGTCATAAACGGGGTATTGCCTGTCTACAGTACAGAGATCGTCTGGTGGTCAGCGGCTCGTCTGACAACACAATCCG GTTATGGGACATAGAGTGTGGGGCATGTTTGCGAGTGCTTGAAGGTCACGAGGAGCTGGTGCGCTGCATTCGCTTTGACAACAAAAGGATTGTCAGTGGCGCCTACGACGG caaaaTCAAGGTGTGGGACCTGCAGGCAGCCCTGGACCCACGAGCCCCCGCCAGCACATTATGTCTGCGCACTCTAGTG GAGCACTCTGGCCGCGTGTTCCGCCTCCAGTTCGATGAGTTTCAGATCATCAGCAGTTCTCACGACGACACCATTCTGATTTGGGACTTCCTGAACGTCTCGACCAATGGCCAGTCAGAGGGACGGTCTCCCTCCCGCACCTACACTTACATTTCTAGATAG